The genomic window CCGGAGTGGCTGTTCCATGTATGGAAATTCATGAAAAACCGGAAACCGTGTATGATTATACGGGGAAAGGAAATCTTGTGGCCGTTATTTCCAATGGTACTGCGGTTTTAGGTTTAGGAGATATTGGAGCAGAAGCTTCAAAGCCGGTAATGGAAGGAAAAGGACTTCTGTTCAAGATTTTTGCAGATATCAACGTTTTCGATATTGAAATCGACGAAAAAGATCCTGATAAATTTATCGAAATTGTAAAAGGTATTGCTCCTACTTTTGGAGGAATCAACCTGGAAGATATTAAAGCTCCAGAAGCTTTCTATATCGAACAAAGATTAAAAGAAGAGCTGGATATTCCGTTGATGCACGATGATCAGCACGGAACGGCGATTATTTCTGCGGCGGCATTGATTAACTCTTTACAGATTGCCAACAAAAAGATCGAAGAAGTAAAAATGGTGGTGAACGGAGCAGGAGCAGCAGCGATTGCCTGTACCAACCTGTATATTTCTTTAGGATTGAAGAGGGAAAACGTTTTAATGTGCGACAGTAAAGGAGTTATTAATCATAAAAGAGAAAACCTTACTCCCGAAAAATTAGACTTCATTGCCAATACAGATATTGAAACCCTGGAAGATGCCGTAAAAGGCTCTGACGTTTTTGTAGGATTATCAAAAGGAAACGTGATGACACCTGAAATGTTGCTAAGCATGAACGAAAATCCTATCGTTTTCGCATTGGCAAATCCGGATCCTGAAATTGCATACGATTTAGCACTGGAAACCCGTAAAGATGTGATTATGGCGACAGGTAGAAGTGATTATCCTAACCAGGTTAATAACGTTCTTGGTTTCCCTTACATTTTCCGCGGTGCATTAGATGTTCAGGCAAAAGGAATTAATGAAGAGATGAAATTAGCTGCTGTTCATGCAATTGCTAATTTGGCAAAAGAACCGGTTCCTGAAGCGGTAATTTTGGCTTACAATGTTCAGAACTTACAATTTGGAAGAGAATATTTCATTCCAAAACCATTTGATAACAGATTGATTACTAAAGTGTCGAGTGCTGTAGCAAAAGCAGCTATTGAAAGTGGTATTGCAAGAAAAACAATTGCCGATTTCGAAGAATACGAACATCATCTTCTTGACAGAATGGGAAGAGACGAGAAGTTGGTAAGAATGATGCAAAGCCGTGCAAAAGCGAATCCGAAGAGAATTACTTTAGGAAATGCTGAAGAATACAACGTATTGAAGGCGGCTCAGATTCTTTATGAAGAAGGAATTGCTTATCCGAGTCTTTTAGGAGATAAAAAGTACATCAAAGAACAGATGGAGCGTTTCGGAATCAACCTTGATGTTCCGATTATCGATCCAAGTGACGACGATCAGAAGGAAAACAGACAGAAGTACAGAGAAACCCTTTGGAAGCTTCGTCAGAGAAAAGGAATGAACGAGTACAAAGCGAAAAGATTCGTTCGCCAGAGAGACTATTTCGGTCCGTTGATGTTGAAACATGGCGATACAGACGGATTGATTATCGGTTTCTCCAAAAATTATACTTCGGTATTAAGACCGGTTTTAGAAATTATTGAAAAAGAAAAAGGAGTAGATAAAGTAGCGGCAATGATGATGATTTTATCTGAAAAGAAACCTATTTTCTTTGCTGACACTTCGATCAATCAGAACCCGACGGCAGAAGACCTAGTAAATATTGCCAAAATGGCTGAATTTACGGTGAAATCTTTCGCCATTGAACCTAGAATTGCCATGCTGGGATTTGAAAACTTTGCGGCAATTTCCGATACTTCTAAAAAAGTAGCGAAAGCGGTAAGTATTCTTCATGAGAAATATCCTAAAATGATTGTGGATGGAGAGATTCAGCCGGATTTTGCCATGAATGCAGATCATTTGAGTGATTATCCTTTCTCAAAACTGGAAACAACTCCTGCCAATACCTTTATTTTCCCGAATCTGGAATCTGCAAATTTATCTTACAAAATTATCAGAGGAATGAAAGTAGCACAGGTAATCGGACCAATCCTGATGGGATTAAAACAACCGGTTCACGTGTTGCAGATGCGTTCAAGCGTAGATGAAATTGTAAACCTGGCCACCGTTGCGGTTTTAGATGCTCAAAGAAGAGAGAAAAAAGATAAAAAATAATATGAAATGCCAATACAGGTATTTGAAATAGTAAAAAAGACTCCGGATTTTGGAGTCTTTTTTTATTTACAGGTTCCATTGATTTTTTGATAAAAGAATAAGATAAAGTCATTAGCCGGTGAAATGAAAACATTACTTAGTTTAATTTGCTATATTTGGGAGTTTTAAAAATTAATCATGATATTTTCTTTACAAGGAACTGTTCAGGAGCTTAC from Chryseobacterium camelliae includes these protein-coding regions:
- a CDS encoding NADP-dependent malic enzyme; its protein translation is MSSKNNRDEKNFNQAALDYHKIEPKGKIEVIPSKPHSSQRDLSLAYSPGVAVPCMEIHEKPETVYDYTGKGNLVAVISNGTAVLGLGDIGAEASKPVMEGKGLLFKIFADINVFDIEIDEKDPDKFIEIVKGIAPTFGGINLEDIKAPEAFYIEQRLKEELDIPLMHDDQHGTAIISAAALINSLQIANKKIEEVKMVVNGAGAAAIACTNLYISLGLKRENVLMCDSKGVINHKRENLTPEKLDFIANTDIETLEDAVKGSDVFVGLSKGNVMTPEMLLSMNENPIVFALANPDPEIAYDLALETRKDVIMATGRSDYPNQVNNVLGFPYIFRGALDVQAKGINEEMKLAAVHAIANLAKEPVPEAVILAYNVQNLQFGREYFIPKPFDNRLITKVSSAVAKAAIESGIARKTIADFEEYEHHLLDRMGRDEKLVRMMQSRAKANPKRITLGNAEEYNVLKAAQILYEEGIAYPSLLGDKKYIKEQMERFGINLDVPIIDPSDDDQKENRQKYRETLWKLRQRKGMNEYKAKRFVRQRDYFGPLMLKHGDTDGLIIGFSKNYTSVLRPVLEIIEKEKGVDKVAAMMMILSEKKPIFFADTSINQNPTAEDLVNIAKMAEFTVKSFAIEPRIAMLGFENFAAISDTSKKVAKAVSILHEKYPKMIVDGEIQPDFAMNADHLSDYPFSKLETTPANTFIFPNLESANLSYKIIRGMKVAQVIGPILMGLKQPVHVLQMRSSVDEIVNLATVAVLDAQRREKKDKK